A single Argentina anserina chromosome 7, drPotAnse1.1, whole genome shotgun sequence DNA region contains:
- the LOC126802511 gene encoding cucumber peeling cupredoxin-like — translation MANLPAIILLLLLITLTASSSSAAPAPSPVTKYVNHTVGGSIGWYFNSTSNTSFTNYSSWAASQTFNLGDYLIFNTENQTVIDTQNATAYRICTADDTSDEGTFVWGDNSLGKKTIVVPLVTEGANYYFSGNGDGEQCQQGMAFAIEVGHGLGLPPILNQPPPPPYTPPPAFSPPGSVDGTNSGFRTGAGTMGLLVTFMMILIA, via the exons ATGGCGAATCTGCCGGCCAttatcctcctcctccttctcatcACCCTcaccgcctcctcctcctctgccGCACCCGCCCCTTCCCCCGTCACCAAGTACGTCAACCACACCGTGGGCGGGTCCATCGGGTGGTACTTCAACTCCACCTCCAACACTTCCTTCACCAACTACTCCTCCTGGGCTGCCTCCCAGACCTTCAACCTCGGCGACTATCTCA TTTTCAACACGGAGAATCAGACGGTGATTGATACCCAGAATGCGACGGCGTACCGTATCTGCACAGCTGACGACACGTCTGACGAGGGCACCTTCGTGTGGGGGGACAACTCTTTGGGGAAGAAGACGATTGTGGTGCCGTTGGTGACCGAGGGTGCCAACTACTACTTCTCCGGCAACGGCGACGGGGAACAATGCCAGCAAGGCATGGCGTTCGCTATCGAAGTCGGCCACGGCCTCGGCTTGCCTCCCATTCTCAACCAGCCTCCACCTCCGCCGTACACGCCGCCTCCGGCTTTTTCGCCGCCCGGATCCGTTGACGGAACTAATAGTGGATTCAGAACCGGCGCTGGTACAATGGGGTTATTAGTAACGTTTATGATGATTCTCATTGCGTGA
- the LOC126803601 gene encoding blue copper protein-like, with product MHAGPALIAVFVVFPSIILAEQYVVGNDLGWDGGPDYQAWADGITFLAGDVIVELLGHLGTYTSGYDALVLAVPQTYYFLCDWHCGGSSQKFMITVN from the exons ATGCACGCAGGGCCAGCCCTGATCGCCGTTTTCGTGGTTTTTCCTAGCATAATTTTGGCAGAACAATATGTCGTCGGCAACGATCTAGGGTGGGATGGTGGTCCTGATTATCAAGCTTGGGCTGATGGCATAACATTTCTTGCTGGAGATGTTATAGTTGAGTT ACTTGGCCACTTGGGTACATACACGAGTGGCTATGACGCGTTAGTCTTGGCCGTCCCCCAAACCTACTATTTCTTATGTGACTGGCACTGCGGCGGCAGTTCTCAGAAGTTTATGATCACTGTGAACTAG